ttttttttttctcatctttaaaatgaataaaacaatattatgaaggaggcacagtttctaaaaagcaaaagcttgtgttgaaagtgcctgaacaaaacaaaaagtaactaaaatcaaattagtaaataatagtaaatgggATAGGAATAAAGTAATTACGATAAcggaatatgaaaacaataaaaaactgATACCTAGAATATaactagttaattaatttacttttgtattaGATATTGTTTAGTGTTAAAGACGAAGCTATGTTTGTTTGCAgaagttgtaattttgttaggAAGTGAGTTCCATATCTTGGGTCCAGTAAATCTAATATTATGTTGAAAAGAAGTCTTTTTGTGTTTAGGAATATGAAGGTTATTGAGGATTCTTGTGGAATAGCCGTGAAATTCATAATTGGGAGAAAACATATCGCGTAAATGAGATGGAAGAAGAGCATTTTggcttttgtaaataaataaacattgttggaaaatattaatatctgttaattttaataatttgagagAACGAAATAAAGGATCTGTACTAGTTCTAGGTGAAACATTTGAAATTATTCGAATGATTTTCTTTTGTAGTATTtgaagtttatttaaattagattttatttcatttcatttatttatttcactttacaaatatataaatataaagtggaggagcctaaaaaaaagcaaagcttgtggtgaataggctcctcaaaacaaaacaaataaaatataaataatataacacaattagaaactccaaaaaaacaacaattaaactaatatcttttctctaacacataagtttaacatgtttagaactaaaaaaacaagtaaaaaatagattataaaaattatttaagaaatatcaaatatatcaataataaaagaatttacaaagaaccttcaaccaataatagtttaaattgacgTTTAAATAAACGTTTAAATAAAGCACAGTTATGAGATTTTTTAAGAGATAAAGGAAGAGAATTCCAGAGTTTAGGTCCAGTATATACAAGGGTATTCATTTTAAGTCTAGTTCGAGTAAATGGCAGGTGATACTGATCTTTTTGTCTTGTTTGGTGAGTgtggtattgtttattttgagtGAATTTACTGGATATTATAGGTGGTAAGTGTCCGGCGGTTAATTGAAACATGATGACACCAACATTAAATCTATAGAGATcctcaatttttaatattttatttgtttgaaagAGATCTTGGGTGTGAGCACGAAAAGTTACCCCTGAGATAATTCTGACAGCTCGTTTCtggattaataacattttagtaataattgattttgaagCATTTCCCCAAGCAAGAACACCATAATTTAAGTACGATAAAATAAgagtagaatataaaatatttaatactttttgaggaaatattgatttcaatttatacATCATGCCAAcattttttgataataatttggGAATGTGTCACACCAAACGATATTGCAATATAAGAGATATGGCAAAACAAGGGAGCAGTAGAGTGTTCGGAGAATATGATGTGGAAGAAAAGATGCCAGTCTACAAATTATACCAATattttttgagattttgttTTCTGTCTCAATAACATGGGGTTTCCATGTCAGACGACTATCAATGGATACACCCAAAAATTTAGCATGATTGACCATGGGGAGAACAGAACCATTTAGTTTAATTTGCAATGGACCTAATTTAATTGGCATCGTACTACTTCTAAACAAAACATAGCTGCACTTTTTTAGATTTACAGAAAGGCTGTTTGCCAGAAACCATTCGGATACATTAATTAAACTTGTATTTACAGTGTTAAATAACGACTCTAAGTGTCGATTTTTACAGATTAGtgttgtgtcatctgcatataaaAAGTAAGATAAAGATACTGACGAATTGTAAATATCATTCACATATAAAAGAAACAGAAAAGGACCTAGTAATGAACCTTGTGGTACTCCACAGGTAATAGGCAAATAGTCTGATTGGGAATCACAAAACTTGGTACATTGGTAGCGGTTGGATAAATAGCTCTTAAATAAATTGAGAGGAACACCGCGAATACCATAGTGATACAGTTTTGAAAGAAGAATGGGATGGTTAATGGTATCGAATGCTTTCGATAGATCGACAAAAACACCAATTGCAAACTCATCATTTTCAAATGCATCTATTATTTCATTGGACAAATCAATTAAGGCCATTGCGGTATCAAAATGTTTGCGAAATCCAAATTGCTTATtgaatagaatattatttttttccataaagGCATAGGTTCTATTATAGATAATTCTTTctaatattttagaaaatagcGAAAGGACTGAGATCGGTCGGTAATTAGATAAAGTGTCCTTTTTTCCTGCTTTAAAGATGGGAGTAACTCTTgccaatttcaatttatttggaaaaactCCTTTTGTTAAAGACAGATTAAATATGTGACATAGAGGTTTAACCAAAAGGGAAATTGATAGTTTAATAACTTTTGGACTGAATTCATCAAGTCCTTGCgctttattagttttaaaacaaattcaagAGTAagaagaaaacgttttaaagaATCCATCTTGCCCAAGAGACTACGTGTATTAAAATGGATAGTAGacaaaacatttttatcattgttATGCTTAGAGAAATTCTCTGAGAATGTTTCTGGATCAAAATAATTAGATTCATTTAAACTAGCATAAAATTGAGAGTGTGGATCAACATTTTCGTTAATATTCATGTTCTCGTATGCCACAAAAGGGTTAAATTTCACATCAGTTGTAGGGTTGGATTGGCACATTAATTATAAGGTATCatagataatttaaacattaggtaaaagttaacaataatataataaaataaaaaactaaatataacaataattaaacataaaacaattctgTATAGTGCTGCCGTATTACTGGTAGCGTAAGCGTTGCACTCCCCGTGTATAAAACGGAGAATAATACATTAGGTATGCAACCGGGTATGCAAAggtataatttgcataataatggTACGTAGCGGACATACTTGGAATTTAAACAAGCAAAGCCAGGTTAAATATACTGaaattacaaaatgaaagaaGGCAGAGAAAAAGAAACCATTCATATCTCAGTTCCTCAAATCACCGTAAAAGTTACTTGAATATATAGGGAGTCCCCGTAGAAGTTCGCCATTTACCAGCAGAGAATTTAAGTTTAGTTCCATTGTCATATAAAGCTTTAACTTGAAATTTCCATTTCTTCCTTTCTTTATAATCCACTAAGGTCAGATCATCTATCACGTAAAACTGTTTATCTTGTAAGGCAATATTCTTCTGTTTCATGACTTGAATTTTAGAGTTATAACTAAGTAGTTTAATTATAATGTGTCGGGGCCTCACCGGTAGTACAGGACCGACTCGATGTGCACGCTCTATCGTTGGTATTTCACTAAATTCAAAGTTATCTATTAGAATGTTCCTGGCCAAGACAACACAATCCTCACCTGATTCTTCTTTAAGTCCCACAATTCGAACGTTGTTACGTCGGCTGAAGCGTTCGGATTTGTTGGCCTCTAGTTCAAGCTTCGCAACCGTAGATGATAATTTATCAACCGTTTGTTCGAGTTGACCAATCTTGTTAGCCTTGATAATATCGTTTTCTTCGAGTGCTGCGATTCTGTCCGAGTTAAATCCAATAGCTTGGTTCAAATCCTCTTTAATTTTTGCCTGCCCATCTAATAATGATTTTAGGGAAGCATGTACAAAATTGTTAAAGTCCACAGGGTTGGAACAAGCACTTTCAATATCGGCTGGGCGAGAGCGAGTCTTGGGTTTGGTGGCCATGATGCATACACGCCGTGTAAATTGTAGTCAAATGAGGAGCGCTCGCTATACACGTCTTATCCTGAGCACGTCATTGATATACtataaatgtcgccctctatacagtactatgtttttttatttatatttgttctatTTTATATAATGCATATCCTTGGTTAATGGTTGGTTATTAATATGATGCTTAAATTCTCAATTATTAGGCCATTAAAAAAGGCAGCATGCAGAATTTTGACCGCGCAGTAGAACAGTTTTAAGCAGCACACACTACAGGTTGTTTTTTCGAATGTCACCAATGCTGCAGCATGGCACAACATTTTTACAACAAACTGAACATGCAATAGAGCCATTTAATGGAACCATTATATTTTACTTCTACTTCATATGATGCAGAATTAGAACAAATGGCAAGGGATATTCTTTTATCATGTTATAATGTAACCAAATGAATTAAAGCAATAACTAGTAATATTAAACAAACCTGAAGGTTGTCTGGATATCTATGACTCCATACAAGTAGAAGAGCAGAGAAGACATCACCAGTTCCTTTAAATGACATCTCTACCTTGGGATACTCAATTTTAAAACCAGTCTTCTTTCCATCTATAGGCAAAAGCACACAGTGCAACATGTTTATTATTGGTCCCTGGGTAAAGACATTGAGCTTTAGAGCAAAAGCACAGTCTCTGACCCCCACTCACAATCTCAATGGATTTCCTTTAGTGGTGGACACTCCTCAAATGAaccaaatatttataatatactaCTCACATTACTctcaaattttgaaaatttaacAACAAGTGATTCCTGCTACTGTATGTATAATTTGTTGAACTGTAGGCAACTGTAATTTGTTGCATGCAATTATTGTAATATGTATCACTTGTGATGCCTGTATCGTATGTCATAGACCTATCCTCCACCATAAAATACGGTACTACAGGCACCAGATGTGATTCATGCAACACAACAGAATTGCCTTTCAGACTGGATAATTTATGCTTGAATTTGGAGGTGTACAGAGAATTTGAATCATTATGCAATGGTCATTACCTTTGATCTGTGTTCCAATCAATGTTAGTGTATTTTCATTGCCTGTTTCATAGCTGCTAAGTATAACTGTCTTTACTCCTTTATCATGTAGAAACTGAGTAGCTTTTAATGCTTCTTCTTCATTGGTTATTTTCGTCCCACTTAAAAGTCTAACAACCAAAAATGTGAAAGATAACTGTTTTGAACTATCCGATTATTCTGGGACCGATAGATCCAGGAATTATGAAATAGGGTCGAGCACCTAGGGCCTAAACATTGTTAACAGCTTAACTTATGTCCTTTCCGTTTGCACATTTCAATTTTCAAACTTGTAGTTAGAAGCCAGCTAAATCCACATATTCATACGTGCATATCAGTTGCACGCATGTGAAAGGCATGATCACATATGAAAGGTTGTAAGTAATCAATATTGTAATTGAGTATTGAGAATTtacaatctttttttattttcctgGTCACCATTGAATCTAATTGTAGGAGCTAATCAAACTTTTGTCAAATGGTAACTCTTCCATGATTGTTGTCCATAGTTCGAAATGTGTGCATTTAGGAATTCTTGGCAGATTCAGAATTTTTAACAGAGGAGCACTAACTATAATATagtatgtttaaaatatatatcaataatttcattttaagaGAGATTGCGCCCCCTGTATCTGTTCCTTGGCTTTCCAATGTAAAATGTTACCATAAAGTCAACTTTTAACTTTGACTTACTCAGCCTCAAACTGATTTGGTGTAATTATGTCTGCCAGTGGTAACAGTTCATCGCGATAAATTGGCATCAGTTCTTCTGGGACATAGTAGCAGCCGTTATCACCCATGACTGGATCACACAGATATATCACATTTGGATTGGCTTGTTTTGCATCTTTTACCACCTGTACAATCTCACGAAGGAAAGATGGTGAGCCTACACCACCTGTGAATAATGTAATATACTTGTTACAGATTCTTTTGGATTGCAAAGTAATTGCattgtatgtattattattattagttgaCATTCATGGCTGGTGTAGTGCTATTTTTAACCTTCTAAACAAAGTATCAGTAGGCTGCTGAGACTTAGCACAAATGCAATTTCATGAGGTGTATATTTAGTGTAGCGGTACATCCTGTCTAAATTCTGAATTTTCTATATTCATTTTCTATTTATACATAATTTCATTTGTATACCTAATAATAATGTAGTCTCGGTTGGAGTGGCTTTTTCTTATTCTCATAGATTTTCTCATCTTTCTCATTTTTAGTTAGTTAATTAATATTCGGTATATCATTGACAAAGCAAAACATACTAATACAAAAATAGAATTGTTATCTTGATATAACCCACCACCTCCTATATGAAATTTCCTAAATCAACAATACATATAATACTCTATAGAAAAAAAGAGGATGATTTAATCATCAGCCCCGACTAATTCCACTAGGACACAGGGATgcataaacaacaaaaataaaagcacttagaaactgagtgaagtacttggcaacaGAGTGGCgtgttaaaagaaaaacaaaattatttgtaaaattattaaattttcttGAATGTTTGTCATGCAAACAAACGTACAAAGCAATTGTACTATATAATAGCAAGCTTCTGTTTTTTCAagtaataagtaataataaaagcattttaataaacaaattataaataagatTGAATCTAAAATTAAATCACCACTCAATAACTAGTGCAGTTCAGAGCATACAGTACTTACCAGTTAAAATATgagaataaatatttatgtcatTTTGCTTGATACAATCATACAGACGTTTGAGATCATTACCATTTAAGATCTGACCATCGTTCCAAACCTTATATGCTATGTTTGTGCATTGCTGCATTGCATTGATAATATCTACTTCATATCCAAGTAcctgaaaaaattaatttaaatgtatgcAACAACACTTAAATGTTCAAAAATATGGTTTCTTTCTCATTTCGTCAGTACAGTATTGAGCACCATCCAAAATATGACAACTGTAATAAATTTGAACtgcactttttttttctaaacctTTTCTTGTAATATAACTAAAACAATGCtttcaatatactgtattttgaagtCATTACCAACAAAATGTTTGTGGTGCCATATTATGTTTTTGAAGGCTAGAACATTTATTATAactttatttacatattatattatgattGATAACTTAAAATCGGTGCTCTATGgtctttttttattgtttgtataatttgttgGAGATACTGtgattaatattttacaaaatgtagtTTTGGTTAGGCATTGTATAGATTCCTTGacccttttttattttattttcttggtTTCTGGTTTGATCGAAGGCATGACAAGGATGCTAGGATTAATGAAGTTCTTTAATATCAAGATTCAATTGATTCAAGACATTGTAATTTATCAAGCAATTAAACATGCGTGTGATTTTCCTCTGCCATTGTCATATAAATATATGCTTTTTATCAGCTGGTAATAGtaattaaactacaatatggTATACACACtcacaaataatatttaatagattaatgttataatatagtaaacatttatattcatAGTCCACACAgcctaataatatttaatagttTATAGTAATGTTATATTTGGTCATTCATGTTTTTCATATTGTATCATGCaattatgaagtacaaataTGCTTATTCATCATAAACattgaaaatactgtatttacagtGTTTAAATAAACAGAAAGAACCAAAATTGTTTCTTAGTCCAAGCTTTGGACTCAAAATTGTCGAGTCGAGTGGCCGAGCAGTTTGGTTTAAGGCCCTCGAccatttttttttgtggtaGAACAattcttctcggataaggacttaaaactAGAGGTGCAGTGTACTCATCTGGCcaatgtgcactttaaagaacccagtacatctttcggaagagtagggagttaccccggtgtactgtTCCATTCATCCCCTGCCGTTGAGGACAGACGAACAGGCGCCAtttggtggcagcactcgaCATGAATGGATCCTTAACGGAGAAGAAAGTTTTGTATGTGTAGTCCACATCTGTTCACAATTCAGCCCTGTAGGCTGCCAGTCGCAGGTTATTCCcccatttacatttatatatagatatataaatttacaggcatatatactgtaaataaatttgATGGTCAAATAAGAAATTCTAAACTgcctatataaaaataatataattaatagatATATCATAAATTGatcatattttttaatagaATATAAATTTTACTATCAAAACAAACATGTTTTGGTTTGTCCAAACACTGGACAAAAATATCTCTGATAAAaactgaataaattaaattacaatgtaAAGATCTTTTCTTCAAGAGAGAGTGACCCATCTACTACTGTAAATTTGTACCTTGCTGGAACATTATCACCATCCTCTTCCTTGTTTTTCACTCCTTTTGTTTTTCACTAAATAAAATGCACAATATCTAACCTGCATTGGAAACACAGCTGCCTTGTTTCCAATATATCCAGACACAACATGAATTTGTATGGACAAAACACGGCGCTCGTGTACCGACATTTTTGATTGTCAAAAAAGAAAATCGACACAATTAGATACAAACACACTTGTAAGAGCTCCCAAATTAAACAAAGTGATcaaaggattttttttataCTGCCGTCATAAAGTTACAGTAGTCATTTTGACTAGATCCGCCTACCTATTGCATATTCAAtgattttgatgacatcatcatcatgaaaGTCAGTTATTTTAGACTTGATTGTCCAAACCTGTTGCATATTCAAtgattttgatgacatcatcatcatgaaaGTCAGTTATTTTAGACTTGATTGTCCAAACCTATTGcatatttaatgatttttaagaCATCATCATAATAAAGTCAGTAATTTAAGACTTGATCTGCCTACCTATTGCATATTCAAtgattttgatgacatcatcatgatcaAAGTCAGTCAATTTGATAATGTGCCAATTCAATTTGTATCCCTAGATCCCTGGATCTAAATTTCCTGTATATCCCCTTATTATGTTGTAATTTTCACCATACTGAGGAGATAAAAATTGTCACAGATTGTCTGTCTCCCTTCCCCTATTTTATGTAAGACTTGTTTACGGTGTGGTCCTTTGTGGTGAATTTGGCAGTACACCGAGAGGCGATACCCTACTCTTTTTCAAAGAGTATACTGATAGTTCTTTAACATGCACATTAGCCATGTTCCAAAACAACTTAACGTCTTCCAAAAGACTACTACTGTTTACATGACACACGGAGAATGTCGATGGGAATTGAACCGTACACCAAAGGAAACCTATAGTATTTCATGGTTCAGCACACAACACAGTGGACTACCACCACTTTAGCCAACTGTGCTAAAGATGTCACTAtctcataaaaatatatattttaatttaccaGATGAGGCAAATACTGTACATCCTAccatcatatttattatttatattatggtTAGTAGTGTGatgatgatattaaattatttgtattattttttgatGATTTTCAATGGAGTgatccttgaccacatatctcatatcatatctgtattttcattttagtAAAGATCTTGCAATTACTTTtcgagtaatcctgctaacaaacaaacagacaaacaaacacgcGCGATCGGCTACATATACTTAGTGGAGGTAAATAACAAAAGCTGACAGAGAGTTGTAACCTCCGGCAGGGAGAAAATGTGAAGACAGATCTAAAATTATGACTCAGATCCTAACCAAAATCTAATAGAGTTTACCTTTTACAAACCTTTGCATTCCCTGCGCAAAAATCTGCTCATCCGTATTGGAATTTATAAAACATTCTCTTTAGAGGATAACCGAAAGTTGAATTCATGACATGTTTAAACTTCACAATGATTATATGTTCTACTTTCAGGCA
This is a stretch of genomic DNA from Antedon mediterranea chromosome 3, ecAntMedi1.1, whole genome shotgun sequence. It encodes these proteins:
- the LOC140045104 gene encoding pyridoxal kinase-like isoform X1, translated to MSVHERRVLSIQIHVVSGYIGNKAAVFPMQVLGYEVDIINAMQQCTNIAYKVWNDGQILNGNDLKRLYDCIKQNDINIYSHILTGGVGSPSFLREIVQVVKDAKQANPNVIYLCDPVMGDNGCYYVPEELMPIYRDELLPLADIITPNQFEAELLSGTKITNEEEALKATQFLHDKGVKTVILSSYETGNENTLTLIGTQIKDGKKTGFKIEYPKVEMSFKGTGDVFSALLLVWSHRYPDNLQFACEQALSTMQAILQRTCKQAKLSPTPAGSELRIIDSKVDIENPPESVNIKGAVLSF
- the LOC140045104 gene encoding pyridoxal kinase-like isoform X2 codes for the protein MSVHERRVLSIQIHVVSGYIGNKAAVFPMQVLGYEVDIINAMQQCTNIAYKVWNDGQILNGNDLKRLYDCIKQNDINIYSHILTGGVGSPSFLREIVQVVKDAKQANPNVIYLCDPVMGDNGCYYVPEELMPIYRDELLPLADIITPNQFEAELLSGTKITNEEEALKATQFLHDKGVKTVILSSYETGNENTLTLIGTQIKDGKKTGFKIEYPKVEMSFKGTGDVFSALLLVWSHRYPDNLQCHPHLLDLNFELLIAKLILKTHRSQ